One window of the Saccopteryx bilineata isolate mSacBil1 chromosome 2, mSacBil1_pri_phased_curated, whole genome shotgun sequence genome contains the following:
- the LRRC71 gene encoding leucine-rich repeat-containing protein 71 isoform X1, with protein sequence MSGEASTPGASSRGPRPGTQKSSGTMTKKGDRGAKEKPASVLPPVGEEEPKDLEEYQCTGVLETDFAELCIRSGYTDFPKVVTRPRPHPTFVSSVSLSEKPTPDDQRLSGSCSLNSVESKYVFFRPTIQVELEPEDKMVKEIYIRGWKVEERILGFFSKCLPPLSQLQAINMWKVGLTDKTLATFIAILPLCSSTLRKLSLEGNPLQEQSYHKLLALDSTIAHLSLRNNNIDDHGAQLLGQALSTLHSCNRTLVSLNLAFNHIGDEGAGYIADGLRLNRSLLWLSLAHNRIQDKGALKLAEVLRPFELTHTEVVERRRLLLEKGTQERLRSPSSSRHGDSRTDREKNLMLGASSMVLVDKTDKMQTVKTSKGKKKEKSGEVVKKEEKSGSGQSPTQGTLKKEDLTKASKGKVTIPEQKPTKGKGPKTGSKEKRSTLLESEQLVAEVTEMVNPLLEPVEHRDGKVFMPGNKVLLHLNLLRNRITEVGLEGFLTAVQYQAQFSKLRSASKGPVGLLSLSLEKNCFSLQCPVYAMIQELMLPRDPISKAKPREEEAMASST encoded by the exons ATGTCTGGTGAGGCGAGCACACCGGGAGCCTCATCCAGAGGCCCGCGTCCCGGAACCCAGAAGTCGTCAGGCACAATGACCAAGAAGGGGGATCGCGGGGCCAAGGAGAAGCCGGCGTCCGTCCTGCCGCCGGTGGGCGAGGAGGAGCCCAAAGACCTTG AGGAGTACCAGTGCACTGGAGTCCTCGAGACGGACTTCGCAGAACTCTGCATCCGGTCGGGCTACACGGACTTCCCCAAAGTTGTCACCCGGCCCCGCCCGCACCCAACGTTTGTCTcgtctgtctctttgtcagaaaagcCCACCCCAG ACGATCAGCGGCTGTCGGGTTCCTGCAGCCTTAACAGCGTGGAGAGCAAATACGTGTTCTTCCGGCCGACAATCCAGGTGGAGCTGGAGCCCGAAGACAAGATGGTGAAGGAAATCTACATCCGCG GCTGGAAGGTTGAGGAGCGGATCCTGGGCTTCTTCTCTAAAtgtctgcctcccctcagccAGCTGCAGGCTATCAA CATGTGGAAGGTGGGACTGACTGATAAGACGCTGGCCACGTTCATCGCCATTCTACCTCTGTGCTCATCCACACTCAG GAAGTTGTCTCTGGAGGGGAACCCACTGCAGGAGCAGTCATATCACAAGCTGTTGGCACTGGACAGCAC GATCGCTCACTTGTCTCTGCGGAACAACAACATCGATGACCATGGCGCACAGCTCCTGGGCCAGGCTCTGTCCACGCTGCACAGCTGCAACCGGACCCTGGTCTCGCTCAACCTGGCCTTCAACCACATCGGGGACGAGGGCGCGGGCTACATCGCCGAT GGCCTCCGGCTGAACCGCTCCCTGCTCTGGCTGTCCCTGGCCCACAACCGAATCCAGGACAAGGGCGCCCTGAAGCTGGCCGAG GTCCTGCGGCCCTTCGAACTGACGCACACCGAGGTGGTGGAGCGCCGGCGCCTCCTGCTGGAAAAGGGGACCCAGGAGCGCCTGCGGTCG CCTTCCTCCTCTCGACATGGGGACTCCAGAACAGACCGTGAGAAGAATCTAATGCTAGGGGCCAGCAGTATGGTGTTGGTGGACAAGACAGACAAGATGCAGACAGTGAAGACCTCAAAGGGCAAGAAAAAGGAGAAGTCAGGG GAAGTggtaaagaaagaggagaagtcaGGGTCTGGGCAGTCACCCACACAAGGAACCCTGAAGAAGGAAGACCTCACAAAGGCAAGCAAGGGGA AGGTAACCATCCCTGAGCAGAAGCCAACCAAGGGAAAAGGGCCCAAGACTGGGAGCAAAGAGAAACGCAGCACCCTCCTGGAGTCAGAG CAGCTGGTTGCTGAAGTGACTGAGATGGTCAACCCTCTCTTGGAGCCTGTGGAACACCGAGACGGGAAAGTTTTCATGCCTGGGAACAAGGTCCTTTTGCACCTCAACCTCCTCC GAAACCGCATCACTGAGGTGGGGCTGGAGGGCTTCCTCACTGCGGTGCAGTACCAGGCACAGTTCTCCAAGCTCAGGAGTGCATCCAAGGGCCCTGTGGGGCTGTTGTCGCTGTCTCTGGAG AAAAACTGCTTCTCCCTGCAATGTCCCGTGTACGCTATGATCCAGGAGCTGATGCTGCCGAGGGACCCCATCAGTAAGGCCAAACCCagagaggaggaggccatggcTTCCTCCACCTAG
- the LRRC71 gene encoding leucine-rich repeat-containing protein 71 isoform X2, translating to MSGEASTPGASSRGPRPGTQKSSGTMTKKGDRGAKEKPASVLPPVGEEEPKDLEEYQCTGVLETDFAELCIRSGYTDFPKVVTRPRPHPTFVSSVSLSEKPTPDDQRLSGSCSLNSVESKYVFFRPTIQVELEPEDKMVKEIYIRGWKVEERILGFFSKCLPPLSQLQAINMWKVGLTDKTLATFIAILPLCSSTLRKLSLEGNPLQEQSYHKLLALDSTIAHLSLRNNNIDDHGAQLLGQALSTLHSCNRTLVSLNLAFNHIGDEGAGYIADGLRLNRSLLWLSLAHNRIQDKGALKLAEVLRPFELTHTEVVERRRLLLEKGTQERLRSPSSSRHGDSRTDREKNLMLGASSMVLVDKTDKMQTVKTSKGKKKEKSGEVVKKEEKSGSGQSPTQGTLKKEDLTKASKGKVTIPEQKPTKGKGPKTGSKEKRSTLLESELVAEVTEMVNPLLEPVEHRDGKVFMPGNKVLLHLNLLRNRITEVGLEGFLTAVQYQAQFSKLRSASKGPVGLLSLSLEKNCFSLQCPVYAMIQELMLPRDPISKAKPREEEAMASST from the exons ATGTCTGGTGAGGCGAGCACACCGGGAGCCTCATCCAGAGGCCCGCGTCCCGGAACCCAGAAGTCGTCAGGCACAATGACCAAGAAGGGGGATCGCGGGGCCAAGGAGAAGCCGGCGTCCGTCCTGCCGCCGGTGGGCGAGGAGGAGCCCAAAGACCTTG AGGAGTACCAGTGCACTGGAGTCCTCGAGACGGACTTCGCAGAACTCTGCATCCGGTCGGGCTACACGGACTTCCCCAAAGTTGTCACCCGGCCCCGCCCGCACCCAACGTTTGTCTcgtctgtctctttgtcagaaaagcCCACCCCAG ACGATCAGCGGCTGTCGGGTTCCTGCAGCCTTAACAGCGTGGAGAGCAAATACGTGTTCTTCCGGCCGACAATCCAGGTGGAGCTGGAGCCCGAAGACAAGATGGTGAAGGAAATCTACATCCGCG GCTGGAAGGTTGAGGAGCGGATCCTGGGCTTCTTCTCTAAAtgtctgcctcccctcagccAGCTGCAGGCTATCAA CATGTGGAAGGTGGGACTGACTGATAAGACGCTGGCCACGTTCATCGCCATTCTACCTCTGTGCTCATCCACACTCAG GAAGTTGTCTCTGGAGGGGAACCCACTGCAGGAGCAGTCATATCACAAGCTGTTGGCACTGGACAGCAC GATCGCTCACTTGTCTCTGCGGAACAACAACATCGATGACCATGGCGCACAGCTCCTGGGCCAGGCTCTGTCCACGCTGCACAGCTGCAACCGGACCCTGGTCTCGCTCAACCTGGCCTTCAACCACATCGGGGACGAGGGCGCGGGCTACATCGCCGAT GGCCTCCGGCTGAACCGCTCCCTGCTCTGGCTGTCCCTGGCCCACAACCGAATCCAGGACAAGGGCGCCCTGAAGCTGGCCGAG GTCCTGCGGCCCTTCGAACTGACGCACACCGAGGTGGTGGAGCGCCGGCGCCTCCTGCTGGAAAAGGGGACCCAGGAGCGCCTGCGGTCG CCTTCCTCCTCTCGACATGGGGACTCCAGAACAGACCGTGAGAAGAATCTAATGCTAGGGGCCAGCAGTATGGTGTTGGTGGACAAGACAGACAAGATGCAGACAGTGAAGACCTCAAAGGGCAAGAAAAAGGAGAAGTCAGGG GAAGTggtaaagaaagaggagaagtcaGGGTCTGGGCAGTCACCCACACAAGGAACCCTGAAGAAGGAAGACCTCACAAAGGCAAGCAAGGGGA AGGTAACCATCCCTGAGCAGAAGCCAACCAAGGGAAAAGGGCCCAAGACTGGGAGCAAAGAGAAACGCAGCACCCTCCTGGAGTCAGAG CTGGTTGCTGAAGTGACTGAGATGGTCAACCCTCTCTTGGAGCCTGTGGAACACCGAGACGGGAAAGTTTTCATGCCTGGGAACAAGGTCCTTTTGCACCTCAACCTCCTCC GAAACCGCATCACTGAGGTGGGGCTGGAGGGCTTCCTCACTGCGGTGCAGTACCAGGCACAGTTCTCCAAGCTCAGGAGTGCATCCAAGGGCCCTGTGGGGCTGTTGTCGCTGTCTCTGGAG AAAAACTGCTTCTCCCTGCAATGTCCCGTGTACGCTATGATCCAGGAGCTGATGCTGCCGAGGGACCCCATCAGTAAGGCCAAACCCagagaggaggaggccatggcTTCCTCCACCTAG